A region from the Variovorax sp. RKNM96 genome encodes:
- a CDS encoding AMP-binding protein, translated as MSSAAGGTVHALIERQAARQPHAVYARATESDRHITYGELARGCRRVAGVLARHAKPGETISVVMPNGLQTLRLLLGAMHAGYCVNPVNLLSQPEQMRYVLSHSDCRVVCVAPEWEARVREMVQAFDRPVTMIVVDPEAEALPDEAEAAVDAPMPSPDAVALLMYTSGTTGMPKGVMLSQRNLAANAHAISAEHALQPADRVLAVLPLYHINAFAVTMLAPLAHGGSLAMPPKFSAGRFWEQATQTQCSWINVVPTMISYLLEGPKPPLAQTLAIRFCRSASAALPPEHHRAFEQMFGIGIVETMGLTETAAPSFSNPMDPAARKLGSVGRASGCMAGVVDAALAAVPDGTTGELVIRGPNVMLGYYKNEEATRASLTPDGWLRTGDLGHRDEDGFFFVTGRIKELIIKGGENIAPREIDEALLQHPAVLEAAAVGVPDRHYGQEIGVCIVLREGCACTEDELRAFSATALGRYKTPGHYRFVVDLPRGPSGKVQRLKLLPLFEA; from the coding sequence ATGAGCAGCGCGGCAGGCGGCACAGTCCATGCGCTGATCGAGCGCCAGGCGGCGCGCCAGCCGCACGCGGTGTATGCGCGCGCTACCGAGAGCGATCGCCACATCACCTACGGCGAACTCGCACGCGGCTGCCGTCGCGTGGCAGGCGTGCTGGCCCGGCATGCCAAGCCCGGCGAGACGATCTCCGTGGTCATGCCCAACGGCCTGCAGACGCTGCGCCTGCTGCTGGGCGCAATGCACGCGGGCTACTGCGTGAACCCGGTCAACCTGCTGTCGCAGCCCGAGCAGATGCGCTATGTGCTCTCGCACTCCGACTGCCGCGTGGTCTGCGTGGCGCCCGAGTGGGAAGCGCGTGTGCGCGAGATGGTGCAGGCCTTCGACCGGCCGGTGACGATGATCGTGGTCGATCCCGAAGCCGAGGCGTTGCCGGACGAAGCCGAAGCAGCAGTCGATGCGCCAATGCCCTCACCCGATGCCGTCGCGCTGCTGATGTACACCTCCGGCACCACCGGCATGCCCAAGGGCGTGATGCTCTCGCAGCGCAACCTCGCGGCCAATGCGCATGCCATCAGCGCCGAGCATGCGCTGCAGCCCGCGGACCGTGTGCTCGCGGTGCTGCCGCTCTATCACATCAACGCCTTCGCCGTGACGATGCTCGCGCCGCTCGCGCACGGCGGCAGCCTCGCGATGCCGCCGAAGTTTTCGGCCGGCCGCTTCTGGGAACAGGCCACGCAAACGCAGTGCAGCTGGATCAACGTGGTGCCCACGATGATCTCGTACCTGCTCGAAGGCCCGAAGCCGCCGCTCGCGCAGACGCTGGCGATCCGCTTCTGCCGCTCGGCCTCGGCGGCGCTGCCGCCCGAGCACCACCGCGCGTTCGAGCAGATGTTCGGCATCGGCATCGTCGAGACCATGGGGCTCACCGAGACCGCGGCACCCTCGTTCTCCAACCCGATGGACCCGGCCGCGCGCAAGCTCGGTTCGGTGGGCCGCGCCTCGGGCTGCATGGCCGGCGTGGTCGATGCCGCGCTCGCGGCCGTGCCCGACGGCACGACCGGCGAGCTCGTGATCCGAGGGCCGAACGTGATGCTCGGCTACTACAAGAACGAAGAGGCTACTCGCGCGAGCTTGACGCCCGACGGGTGGCTGCGCACCGGCGACCTCGGCCACCGCGACGAGGACGGCTTCTTCTTCGTCACCGGCCGCATCAAGGAGCTGATCATCAAGGGCGGCGAGAACATCGCGCCGCGCGAGATCGACGAGGCGCTGCTGCAGCACCCCGCCGTGCTCGAGGCTGCGGCGGTGGGCGTACCCGACCGCCACTACGGCCAGGAGATCGGCGTGTGCATCGTGCTGCGCGAAGGCTGCGCCTGCACCGAGGACGAGCTGCGCGCCTTCAGCGCCACCGCGCTCGGTCGCTACAAGACGCCGGGCCACTATCGCTTCGTCGTCGACCTGCCGCGCGGGCCTTCGGGCAAGGTGCAGCGCCTGAAGCTGCTGCCGCTCTTCGAGGCATGA
- a CDS encoding sulfite exporter TauE/SafE family protein produces the protein MTAAELLVPPLAPALLAYSLCVVFAAGIVRGFAGFGFSAITVAGMSLVVSPALVVPAIFMLEILASLSQLRGIARDVDMPWLSWLMVGNLVCIPLGVALLAWLPETPLRLLIGALLMAAALLLRGGAHVTLVPTRGMRLAAGLASGFINGVAAIGGIAIAVLLSTAKMAPAALRATLIALLLFSDVVSLIAAALMPSSAHASGNLLGPATLKWAVWLAPAMLAGIWWGQRSFKGVSPEQFRKHVLNLLIALATVSVLRSLFSLLA, from the coding sequence ATGACGGCGGCCGAACTGCTGGTTCCGCCACTCGCGCCGGCACTGCTCGCCTACAGCCTCTGCGTGGTGTTCGCGGCCGGCATCGTGCGCGGCTTCGCGGGCTTCGGCTTCTCTGCCATCACGGTGGCGGGCATGTCGCTGGTGGTGTCGCCCGCGCTGGTGGTGCCGGCGATCTTCATGCTCGAGATCCTCGCGAGCCTGAGCCAGTTGCGCGGCATCGCGCGCGATGTCGACATGCCCTGGCTCAGCTGGCTGATGGTGGGCAACCTGGTCTGCATCCCCCTCGGCGTGGCGCTGCTCGCCTGGCTGCCCGAGACGCCGCTGCGCCTCTTGATCGGCGCGCTGCTGATGGCCGCTGCGTTGCTGCTGCGCGGCGGCGCTCACGTCACGCTCGTGCCTACGCGCGGCATGCGGCTCGCGGCGGGGCTGGCCTCGGGCTTCATCAACGGCGTGGCCGCCATCGGCGGCATCGCCATCGCGGTGCTGTTGAGCACGGCGAAGATGGCGCCGGCCGCGCTGCGCGCCACGCTGATCGCGCTGCTGCTCTTCAGCGATGTGGTGTCGCTGATTGCCGCCGCGCTCATGCCGTCTTCCGCGCATGCATCGGGCAACCTGCTCGGGCCCGCCACGCTCAAGTGGGCGGTGTGGCTCGCGCCTGCGATGCTGGCGGGCATCTGGTGGGGACAGCGCTCGTTCAAGGGCGTGTCGCCCGAGCAGTTCAGGAAGCATGTGCTGAACCTGCTGATCGCACTGGCCACCGTGAGCGTGCTGCGTTCGCTCTTCAGCCTGCTGGCCTGA
- a CDS encoding carboxypeptidase-like regulatory domain-containing protein has protein sequence MKFKLWAATAAVLAVVACGGGGGGDVHYPIILPPPDQNPPPPPPPVQQKAKVTGRVTNALSGQGVAQVTVSNGSSSAVTADDGSYTLTDITPAASVLLSFTKAGMVPQSRATAALSASGSSTVINIPMLPVAVTVNFDPTAAYDVVVPGSTAMVRLRANSLRRADGSAPTGPATARVTPIAPASDLNVMPGNYLAGTDGGSAPIESFGALDASFVDADGAPLNLAAGTDATVRIAPSSRADALPASVPLFHYNTTTGLWVQEGTATLQGTAPSQYYEGTVTHFTTWNADRIYDTVRINGCVQNAAGERVGGALVASEGKTYTGLATALTNANGEFSVAAKRASGAYVIASTATEVSNAPTVTVGSEDVTLGACLTLTRSAVSVKLTWGALPLDLDSYTFGANADELVYFENKGSLTEAPFIGLDVDDQFSFGPEITTFAKLAKNRTYRFVVHNYSDTFDPGQTGSPARIEVANRGTQSIFTPPAGETSSTRIWHVFDMTTDANCQATIVPVQQFLANAPAPINTDNNAQYCN, from the coding sequence ATGAAATTCAAACTCTGGGCGGCCACTGCAGCCGTCCTGGCCGTCGTAGCCTGCGGCGGCGGCGGCGGAGGCGACGTGCACTATCCGATCATCCTTCCGCCGCCGGATCAGAATCCGCCACCACCGCCGCCGCCTGTGCAACAGAAAGCCAAGGTCACCGGCCGCGTCACCAACGCGCTCAGTGGCCAGGGCGTGGCCCAGGTCACGGTCAGCAACGGCTCGTCCTCGGCCGTCACCGCCGACGATGGCAGCTACACCCTCACCGACATCACGCCCGCCGCATCGGTGCTGCTGAGCTTCACCAAGGCCGGCATGGTGCCTCAGAGCCGCGCCACCGCCGCGCTGTCGGCGTCGGGCTCCTCGACCGTCATCAACATCCCGATGCTGCCGGTGGCGGTCACGGTGAACTTCGATCCAACGGCGGCTTACGACGTCGTCGTGCCCGGTTCCACCGCCATGGTGCGACTGCGCGCGAACTCGCTGCGCCGCGCCGATGGCAGCGCGCCCACGGGCCCTGCGACCGCGCGGGTCACGCCCATCGCGCCCGCCAGCGATCTCAACGTGATGCCCGGCAACTACCTCGCGGGCACGGACGGCGGCAGCGCACCGATCGAGAGCTTCGGCGCCCTCGATGCCAGCTTCGTCGATGCAGACGGCGCGCCGCTGAACCTCGCAGCCGGCACGGACGCCACGGTGCGCATCGCGCCCTCGTCGCGCGCCGATGCGCTGCCCGCGAGCGTGCCGCTCTTCCACTACAACACCACCACCGGCCTGTGGGTGCAGGAAGGCACGGCCACGCTGCAGGGCACGGCACCTTCGCAGTACTACGAGGGCACGGTCACGCACTTCACGACCTGGAACGCGGACCGGATCTACGACACCGTGCGCATCAACGGCTGCGTGCAGAACGCGGCCGGCGAGCGGGTGGGCGGCGCGCTGGTCGCAAGCGAAGGCAAGACGTACACCGGCCTGGCCACCGCACTGACCAATGCGAACGGCGAGTTCTCGGTGGCAGCGAAACGCGCGAGCGGTGCCTATGTCATCGCCAGTACGGCGACCGAGGTCTCCAACGCGCCCACGGTGACCGTCGGCAGCGAAGACGTCACGCTGGGTGCCTGCCTGACGCTCACGCGCTCGGCCGTGTCGGTCAAGCTGACCTGGGGCGCACTGCCCCTGGACCTGGATTCGTACACCTTCGGCGCAAACGCCGACGAGCTGGTGTATTTCGAGAACAAGGGCTCTCTCACCGAGGCGCCGTTCATCGGCCTCGACGTGGACGACCAGTTCAGCTTCGGCCCCGAGATCACCACGTTCGCGAAGCTCGCGAAGAACCGCACCTACCGTTTCGTCGTTCACAACTATTCCGACACCTTCGACCCGGGACAGACGGGCTCGCCGGCACGGATAGAGGTAGCCAACCGCGGCACGCAGTCGATCTTCACTCCACCGGCCGGCGAGACCTCGTCGACGCGGATCTGGCATGTGTTCGACATGACCACCGATGCGAATTGCCAGGCGACCATCGTCCCGGTGCAGCAGTTCCTGGCCAACGCGCCTGCGCCGATCAACACGGACAACAACGCGCAGTACTGCAACTAG
- a CDS encoding DUF2272 domain-containing protein, with amino-acid sequence MNPPTAISSSPKSLAVGVFLFWLAASGAASAATCLDTATQIPSPSRALAMATFAQQEHQAFGAQTMDAEGRLTFAGDAEAEDIRRAPQNLAPWQRVLGYWQATGVRLRGTDPDAAPDSSEPQSIDNALSRVAVIDAPWSAAFISWIAQRAGLGADEFVFSEAHADYAGAAWKAGLDEAANRPTRYALRACDLMRTPPRIGDLVCQARGTGAGYDTFERIGEVLAQRPTGGEALPMHCDVVVGVDATGFDTVGGNVIQSVTLRRLAFAPGTRLLDPSYLPEGCTAGVPGCIDRHMSRQPWSLLLQWR; translated from the coding sequence ATGAATCCGCCCACCGCCATTTCTTCATCTCCGAAGAGCCTGGCAGTGGGCGTTTTTCTTTTTTGGCTGGCGGCATCGGGCGCCGCGTCGGCAGCGACCTGCCTGGACACCGCCACGCAGATCCCGTCGCCCTCCCGCGCGCTCGCGATGGCGACCTTCGCGCAGCAGGAGCATCAGGCCTTCGGCGCGCAGACGATGGATGCCGAAGGCCGTCTCACCTTCGCAGGCGATGCCGAGGCCGAAGACATCCGCCGCGCACCGCAGAACCTCGCGCCATGGCAGCGCGTGCTCGGCTACTGGCAAGCGACCGGCGTGCGCCTGCGCGGCACCGACCCGGATGCCGCGCCCGATTCATCGGAGCCGCAGTCCATCGACAACGCATTGAGCCGCGTCGCGGTGATCGATGCGCCGTGGTCGGCCGCCTTCATCAGCTGGATCGCGCAGCGGGCCGGGCTCGGCGCGGACGAGTTCGTTTTCTCAGAAGCGCACGCCGACTACGCCGGCGCCGCGTGGAAAGCGGGCCTCGACGAAGCGGCTAACCGACCGACGCGCTATGCGCTCCGCGCCTGCGACCTCATGCGCACGCCGCCGCGCATCGGCGACCTCGTCTGCCAAGCGCGCGGCACCGGTGCGGGCTACGACACCTTCGAGCGGATCGGCGAAGTGCTGGCCCAGCGCCCCACGGGCGGTGAGGCGCTGCCGATGCATTGCGATGTGGTGGTGGGTGTCGATGCCACGGGCTTCGACACCGTGGGCGGCAACGTGATCCAGTCGGTCACCTTGCGGCGCCTGGCGTTCGCGCCCGGCACGCGGTTGCTGGATCCGAGCTACCTGCCCGAAGGATGCACGGCCGGTGTGCCCGGCTGCATCGACCGCCACATGAGCCGCCAGCCGTGGTCGCTGTTGCTGCAGTGGCGCTGA
- a CDS encoding DUF3297 family protein: protein MTEETSRPPLPDHLSTDARSPHHVAAVFEFPIGIRFNGKERLDVEEYCISEGWIKVPAGKAVDRKGYPLLLKLKGTVEAYYR from the coding sequence ATGACCGAAGAAACTTCCCGCCCGCCCCTTCCCGATCACCTCTCCACCGATGCGCGCAGCCCGCACCACGTGGCGGCGGTCTTCGAATTTCCCATCGGCATCCGCTTCAACGGCAAGGAGCGGCTCGACGTGGAGGAGTACTGCATCAGCGAAGGCTGGATCAAGGTGCCGGCAGGCAAGGCGGTGGACCGCAAGGGCTACCCGCTGCTGCTGAAGCTCAAAGGCACGGTCGAGGCTTATTACCGGTAA
- a CDS encoding reverse transcriptase-like protein, with protein MTLSAPERPRHWTVHCDGSAMPNPGRMGIGAVITQPDGTRHLLSQATHAIGCNNEAELLALTLALKELRARGASAVVAYSDNSILVEQLGAADARPIARLAPLFDDARALLGEFEEARVQWIPRHRNSEADALARAALGAGPKPPPKPWKKRR; from the coding sequence ATGACCCTTTCCGCGCCGGAGCGCCCGCGCCACTGGACCGTTCACTGCGACGGCAGCGCCATGCCCAACCCGGGCCGCATGGGCATCGGCGCCGTCATCACGCAGCCCGACGGCACGCGCCACCTGCTCTCGCAGGCCACGCACGCCATCGGTTGCAACAACGAGGCCGAACTGCTGGCGCTGACCCTGGCCTTGAAAGAACTGCGCGCCCGCGGCGCCAGCGCCGTGGTGGCCTACAGCGACAACAGCATCCTGGTCGAGCAACTCGGTGCGGCCGATGCCCGGCCGATCGCGCGCCTGGCACCGTTGTTCGACGACGCGCGCGCACTGCTTGGCGAGTTCGAAGAGGCTCGCGTGCAGTGGATTCCGCGCCATCGCAACAGCGAAGCCGACGCGTTGGCGCGTGCCGCCCTCGGCGCGGGGCCGAAGCCGCCACCCAAGCCCTGGAAAAAGCGGCGCTAG
- a CDS encoding DUF4124 domain-containing protein, whose protein sequence is MRTSILLIPLLFAALAANADVVRCTDANGKISYTDGKCPADSKQSRQVQIDETPPPPVPRPQAEEWRQPTYTPPPPPVATPSGPAIIPRNPVAEAPQADPPVYILGPEPYDSGPQRHAHRPPRVRDPGPPPGQRPCQNLAGIKRNNC, encoded by the coding sequence ATGCGCACCTCCATCCTCCTCATTCCGTTGCTCTTCGCCGCCCTGGCTGCGAATGCGGACGTGGTGCGCTGCACCGATGCCAACGGAAAGATCTCGTACACCGATGGCAAGTGCCCGGCGGACAGCAAGCAGTCGCGGCAGGTGCAGATCGACGAAACACCGCCACCGCCGGTGCCACGGCCGCAGGCCGAAGAGTGGCGCCAGCCAACCTACACACCACCGCCGCCACCGGTCGCCACGCCGTCAGGCCCGGCCATCATTCCGCGCAACCCGGTGGCCGAAGCGCCGCAGGCCGATCCGCCGGTCTACATCCTGGGGCCGGAACCTTACGACAGCGGACCGCAGCGCCACGCCCATCGTCCGCCCCGCGTGCGCGATCCGGGGCCACCGCCCGGGCAGCGGCCGTGCCAGAACCTCGCGGGCATCAAGCGCAACAACTGCTGA
- a CDS encoding DNA methyltransferase, producing MASHSWLMLDHESPRYRLPDDLRARDPMGGRDCGWVEQMLPFVRQFSQPGDTVFDPFAGFGTTLLAARLEDRLASGCEVDAGRVDLIRERLARHGLAHGATLLYGSCDALEDTALPPFDLCLTNVPYFGCRWTGAPSTSQLYDSQSYAQHLDGLRNLFHRVRAGLREGGACIAMVENIRLGDRVLPLAFDLARILGSLFVMEEERVLVYPHESDEIDADARTDRRHEYALVFRKQRERIDLQATAALLDALRAQGHAFTLLGSFARWQQDPQGTPPADADIRVDADPQRLDALLQWLLGQGFALTSWGDPVSLPLHLDSYRGRYYFRADRVDNRGALIRLDICYEQ from the coding sequence ATGGCTAGCCACAGCTGGTTGATGCTCGACCACGAATCGCCGCGCTACCGGCTGCCCGACGACCTGCGCGCCCGAGACCCAATGGGCGGGCGCGATTGCGGATGGGTCGAGCAGATGCTGCCCTTCGTACGGCAGTTCTCGCAGCCGGGTGACACGGTGTTCGATCCGTTCGCGGGCTTCGGCACGACCTTGCTGGCGGCGCGTCTCGAAGACCGCTTGGCCTCAGGCTGCGAGGTCGATGCAGGCCGCGTCGACCTCATCCGAGAGCGGCTGGCGCGTCATGGCCTTGCGCACGGCGCGACGCTGCTGTACGGCTCATGCGATGCGCTCGAAGACACTGCGCTCCCGCCTTTCGACCTCTGCCTCACCAACGTGCCCTACTTCGGCTGCCGCTGGACCGGTGCACCGTCGACCTCCCAGCTCTACGACAGCCAGAGCTACGCCCAACACCTCGACGGCCTGCGCAACCTGTTCCACCGCGTCCGCGCGGGGCTGCGCGAAGGCGGTGCCTGCATCGCAATGGTGGAGAACATCCGCCTCGGAGATCGCGTGCTGCCCCTGGCCTTCGACCTCGCGCGCATCCTGGGCTCGCTCTTCGTCATGGAAGAGGAGCGCGTACTGGTCTATCCACACGAGAGCGATGAAATCGACGCCGATGCACGCACCGACCGGCGCCATGAATACGCACTGGTCTTTCGCAAACAGCGCGAGCGCATCGACCTGCAAGCCACCGCCGCATTGCTCGACGCCCTCCGCGCACAGGGACACGCCTTCACATTGCTCGGCAGCTTCGCGCGATGGCAGCAAGACCCGCAAGGCACACCACCCGCAGACGCCGACATCCGCGTCGATGCCGATCCGCAGCGCCTCGACGCCCTGCTGCAATGGCTGCTCGGGCAAGGCTTCGCACTGACGAGCTGGGGCGATCCGGTCTCGCTCCCACTGCACCTCGACAGCTACCGCGGCCGCTACTACTTCCGCGCCGACCGCGTCGACAACCGCGGTGCGTTGATCCGGCTGGACATCTGCTACGAACAGTGA
- a CDS encoding IclR family transcriptional regulator, translating into MPRAARAPVEAIPSVPVAEEATSGSSAERSLRLLALLANEGRALTLAELAAQLGLPKGTAHRICTQLLATGFLARDVDERSFSVGPALRKLAFDTLNHGVVRGLRHEVLSELVRKVGETCNLTALDGAQVLYLDRVEAQWPLRLTLDVGSHVPLHCTASGKLFLALMPKKARDAFIDNLPLERMTANTLTKADALRAECDEIAKRGYSRDREEFIAGLVAVAVPVRDAAGGVRAALAVHAPTARMSMEDAVKRIDALKAAAQKMSGLL; encoded by the coding sequence ATGCCACGAGCCGCGCGCGCGCCTGTTGAAGCGATTCCTTCCGTTCCTGTTGCCGAAGAAGCGACTTCCGGTTCTTCCGCCGAGCGCAGCCTGCGGCTGCTGGCGTTGTTGGCCAATGAAGGCCGGGCGCTGACGCTCGCCGAACTGGCCGCGCAGCTCGGGCTGCCCAAGGGCACGGCGCATCGCATCTGCACGCAATTGCTGGCGACCGGTTTCCTGGCGCGCGATGTGGACGAGCGCTCGTTCAGCGTCGGCCCGGCGCTGCGCAAGCTGGCGTTCGACACGCTGAACCACGGCGTGGTGCGCGGGCTGCGGCACGAGGTGCTGTCCGAGCTCGTGCGAAAGGTGGGCGAGACCTGCAACCTCACCGCGCTCGATGGCGCACAGGTGCTGTACCTGGACCGTGTCGAGGCGCAGTGGCCGCTGCGCCTGACGCTCGACGTGGGCTCGCACGTGCCGCTGCATTGCACCGCGAGCGGCAAGTTGTTTCTCGCGCTGATGCCGAAGAAGGCGCGCGATGCGTTCATCGACAACCTGCCGCTCGAACGCATGACGGCCAACACCCTCACCAAGGCCGATGCGCTGCGCGCCGAGTGCGACGAGATCGCGAAGCGCGGCTACTCGCGTGACCGCGAGGAGTTCATCGCGGGGCTGGTGGCGGTGGCCGTGCCGGTGCGCGATGCGGCGGGCGGAGTGCGTGCCGCGCTGGCGGTGCATGCGCCGACGGCGCGAATGTCGATGGAGGATGCGGTCAAGCGCATCGATGCGCTGAAGGCTGCGGCCCAGAAGATGAGTGGGCTGCTCTGA